In Janthinobacterium rivuli, a single genomic region encodes these proteins:
- a CDS encoding ABC transporter substrate-binding protein, whose product MIANIFKKTLIAGVLAMSAAGAYAADNIKIGSVLSVTGPAAFLGDPELKTLQLYIEKINAAGGVLGRKLELVHYDDGSDAAKANGFTKRLIESDKVDVLIGGTTTGATMAMAPLVDRASMPFISLAGAVVIIDPVKKWVFKTPHTDRMAAEKVFEDMKKRGISKVGLLSETSGFGASGRKESQIVASKYGITLVADETYGPKDTDITAQLTRIKNTAGVQAVFVFGLGQGPAVVTKNYGQLGMAALPLYQSHGVASDEYLKLSGKAAEGVRLPTPALLIGAMLPDSDAQKAIVVGYDKTYKERYKIDPSTFGGYALDALNLSVDAIKRAGGTDREKVRAALESTKGFVGTTGVFNMSAKDHMGLDLSAFRMVEVKNGEWQLSK is encoded by the coding sequence ATGATTGCCAATATCTTCAAGAAAACCCTGATCGCCGGCGTGCTGGCCATGTCCGCCGCAGGCGCGTATGCGGCCGATAACATCAAGATCGGTTCCGTGCTGTCCGTCACGGGACCGGCCGCCTTCCTGGGCGACCCTGAACTGAAAACCCTGCAGCTGTACATCGAGAAGATCAACGCGGCCGGCGGCGTGCTGGGACGCAAGCTGGAACTGGTGCATTACGACGATGGCAGCGATGCGGCCAAGGCCAACGGCTTTACCAAGCGCCTGATTGAGTCCGACAAGGTCGACGTGCTGATCGGCGGCACCACCACCGGTGCGACGATGGCGATGGCGCCGCTGGTGGATCGCGCCAGTATGCCGTTCATCTCGCTGGCGGGCGCCGTGGTCATCATCGACCCGGTCAAGAAATGGGTCTTCAAGACGCCGCATACGGACCGCATGGCGGCCGAAAAGGTATTCGAAGACATGAAGAAGCGCGGCATCAGCAAGGTGGGCCTGCTGTCGGAAACGAGCGGCTTCGGCGCCTCGGGCCGCAAGGAATCGCAAATCGTCGCCTCGAAATACGGCATCACCCTGGTGGCCGATGAAACCTACGGTCCTAAAGACACGGACATCACGGCGCAGCTGACGCGCATCAAAAATACGGCTGGCGTGCAAGCCGTCTTCGTCTTCGGCCTGGGCCAGGGCCCTGCCGTGGTCACCAAGAACTATGGCCAGCTGGGCATGGCCGCGCTGCCGCTGTACCAGTCGCATGGCGTGGCGTCGGACGAGTATTTGAAACTGTCGGGCAAGGCCGCCGAAGGGGTGCGTCTGCCAACGCCGGCCCTCCTGATTGGCGCCATGCTGCCGGACAGCGACGCGCAAAAGGCCATCGTCGTCGGTTACGACAAGACGTATAAAGAGCGCTACAAGATCGACCCGTCGACCTTTGGCGGCTATGCGCTCGACGCCCTGAACCTGTCGGTCGACGCCATCAAGCGCGCCGGCGGCACGGACCGTGAAAAAGTGCGCGCGGCGCTGGAATCGACCAAGGGTTTTGTGGGGACGACGGGCGTGTTCAACATGTCGGCCAAAGACCACATGGGCCTGGACCTGTCGGCGTTCCGCATGGTGGAAGTGAAGAACGGCGAATGGCAATTGTCGAAGTGA
- the pcaF gene encoding 3-oxoadipyl-CoA thiolase, which translates to MNEAFICDAVRTPFGRYGGALSSVRADDLGALPIAALIVRNPSVDWSAIDDVFYGCANQAGEDNRNVGRMAALLAGLPAAVPANTINRLCGSSLDAVGMAARSIKAGEAELIIAGGVESMTRAPFVMGKADSAFSRAAKIEDTTLGWRFVNGKMKTQYGIDTMPETAENVAVEFGISRADQDALALRSQQRWAAANAAGVFDCEIVPVAVPQKKGEPKMVTMDEHPRPDTSIEMLAKLKGVVKPDGTVTAGNASGLNDGACAILLASAAAVDKYKLTPRAKVLGMATAGLAPRIMGFGPSPASRKVLAQTGLTIEQMDVIELNEAFAAQALAVTRDLGLADDAAHVNPNGGAIAIGHPLGASGARLVMAALNQLERTGGRYALCTMCIGVGQGIAVVIERV; encoded by the coding sequence ATGAACGAAGCCTTTATCTGTGACGCCGTACGCACCCCGTTTGGCCGCTATGGCGGCGCGCTGTCCAGCGTGCGCGCGGACGACCTGGGCGCGCTGCCGATCGCCGCGCTGATCGTCCGCAACCCGTCCGTCGACTGGTCCGCCATCGACGACGTGTTCTACGGCTGCGCCAACCAGGCGGGCGAGGACAACCGTAACGTGGGCCGCATGGCCGCGCTGCTGGCCGGCCTGCCGGCGGCCGTGCCGGCCAATACCATCAACCGCCTGTGCGGATCGAGCCTGGACGCCGTGGGCATGGCGGCGCGCTCCATCAAGGCGGGCGAAGCGGAGCTGATCATCGCCGGCGGCGTGGAAAGCATGACGCGCGCGCCTTTCGTGATGGGCAAGGCTGACAGCGCGTTTTCGCGCGCGGCGAAAATCGAAGATACGACACTGGGCTGGCGTTTTGTGAACGGCAAAATGAAAACACAGTACGGCATCGACACCATGCCGGAAACGGCGGAAAACGTGGCCGTGGAGTTCGGCATCAGCCGCGCCGACCAGGATGCCCTGGCCTTGCGCAGCCAGCAGCGCTGGGCCGCGGCCAACGCGGCTGGCGTCTTTGATTGTGAAATCGTGCCCGTCGCCGTGCCGCAGAAAAAAGGCGAGCCGAAGATGGTGACGATGGATGAACATCCGCGCCCGGACACTTCGATCGAGATGCTGGCAAAGCTCAAGGGTGTCGTCAAGCCGGACGGCACGGTCACGGCCGGCAATGCCTCGGGCTTGAACGATGGTGCTTGCGCCATCCTGCTGGCGTCCGCCGCCGCCGTCGATAAATATAAGCTGACGCCGCGCGCAAAAGTGCTGGGCATGGCCACGGCCGGCCTGGCGCCGCGCATCATGGGCTTTGGCCCGTCGCCGGCGTCGCGCAAGGTGCTGGCGCAAACGGGACTCACCATCGAGCAGATGGACGTCATCGAACTGAACGAAGCGTTTGCCGCACAGGCACTGGCCGTCACGCGCGACCTGGGCCTGGCGGACGACGCGGCCCACGTGAATCCGAATGGCGGCGCGATCGCCATCGGCCACCCGCTGGGCGCATCGGGTGCGCGCCTGGTGATGGCCGCCCTGAACCAGCTGGAGCGCACGGGCGGGCGCTATGCGCTGTGCACCATGTGCATCGGCGTGGGGCAGGGTATTGCCGTCGTAATTGAACGCGTATAA
- the paaK gene encoding phenylacetate--CoA ligase PaaK, protein MVQRTPAPNDLEPIERASKDELQALQLERMKWTLKHAYDNVPHYRAAFDEAGVHPDDLKSLSDLAKFPFTDKKVLRDNYPFGLFAVPREQVVRIHASSGTTGKATVVGYTQNDIDTWANVVARSIRAGGGRAGDMVHISYGYGLFTGGLGAHYGAERLGCTVIPMSGGQTEKQVQLIQDFKPSIIMVTPSYMLNIIEEFTRQGLDPAESSLKVGIFGAEPWTDAMRSEIEARAGIDAVDIYGLSEVMGPGVASECIESKDGPVIWEDHFYPEIIDPETGEVLPDGEEGELVFTSLSKEALPIIRYRTRDLTRLLPPTSRSMRRIGKITGRSDDMLIIRGVNVFPTQIEELILKMPRLAPQYQLVVTRDGHLDKLEVIAELRIDLTATISASETDALARELEHRIKTHVGVSTRVRLVAAAGIERTLTGKARRVVDQRPKIFS, encoded by the coding sequence ATGGTCCAGAGAACCCCAGCACCGAATGACCTCGAGCCGATCGAGCGCGCCAGCAAGGATGAACTGCAGGCGCTGCAGCTCGAACGCATGAAGTGGACGCTCAAGCACGCGTATGACAACGTGCCCCATTACCGCGCCGCTTTTGACGAAGCGGGCGTGCATCCGGACGACCTGAAATCCCTGTCCGACCTGGCCAAATTCCCGTTCACCGATAAAAAGGTCTTGCGCGATAATTACCCGTTCGGCCTGTTCGCCGTGCCGCGCGAGCAAGTGGTGCGCATCCACGCGTCGAGCGGCACGACGGGCAAGGCCACGGTGGTCGGCTACACGCAGAACGACATCGATACTTGGGCCAACGTGGTGGCGCGCTCGATCCGCGCCGGCGGTGGCCGCGCGGGCGACATGGTGCACATCTCCTACGGCTACGGCCTGTTCACGGGCGGCCTGGGTGCGCATTACGGCGCCGAGCGTCTCGGTTGCACGGTCATTCCGATGTCCGGCGGCCAGACGGAAAAGCAGGTGCAATTGATCCAGGATTTCAAGCCATCGATCATCATGGTCACGCCGTCCTACATGCTCAACATCATCGAGGAATTCACGCGCCAGGGTCTGGACCCGGCCGAATCGTCGCTGAAGGTGGGCATCTTCGGCGCCGAGCCGTGGACGGACGCCATGCGTTCTGAAATCGAGGCGCGCGCCGGTATCGACGCCGTCGATATCTACGGCCTGTCCGAAGTGATGGGGCCTGGCGTGGCATCCGAATGCATCGAAAGCAAAGATGGCCCCGTCATCTGGGAAGACCATTTTTATCCGGAGATCATCGACCCGGAAACGGGCGAAGTGCTGCCGGACGGCGAAGAGGGCGAACTGGTGTTTACCTCGCTGTCGAAAGAAGCGCTGCCCATCATCCGTTACCGCACGCGCGATCTGACCCGCTTGCTGCCGCCGACCTCGCGCTCGATGCGCCGCATCGGCAAGATCACGGGCCGTTCCGACGACATGCTGATCATCCGCGGCGTGAACGTCTTCCCCACGCAGATCGAAGAGCTGATCCTCAAGATGCCGCGTCTGGCGCCGCAATACCAGCTGGTGGTGACGCGCGACGGCCACCTCGACAAACTGGAAGTGATCGCCGAGCTGCGCATCGACCTGACCGCCACCATCTCGGCCAGCGAAACGGACGCGCTGGCGCGCGAGCTGGAACACCGCATCAAGACACACGTGGGCGTGAGCACGCGCGTGCGTCTGGTGGCCGCCGCCGGCATCGAACGCACTTTGACGGGCAAGGCCCGCCGCGTGGTCGACCAGCGCCCGAAGATTTTTTCCTGA
- the paaI gene encoding hydroxyphenylacetyl-CoA thioesterase PaaI, translated as MPNEDHNITAQALAEAAAASMLSRDNATAAMGIALAAVGPGHARMTMTVRADMLNGHQTCHGGFIFALADSAFAFACNSYNLNTVGAGCTIDYLAPGREGDVLTAHAVEQALAGKSGVYDVKVSNQEGRAVALFRGKSIRVAGEVISN; from the coding sequence ATGCCGAATGAAGACCACAACATCACTGCACAAGCCCTGGCCGAAGCGGCAGCCGCCTCCATGCTGTCGCGCGACAACGCCACCGCCGCCATGGGTATCGCCCTGGCCGCAGTGGGCCCCGGCCATGCGCGCATGACGATGACGGTGCGCGCCGACATGCTCAATGGCCACCAGACCTGCCACGGCGGCTTCATCTTCGCCCTGGCCGACAGCGCCTTCGCCTTCGCCTGCAACAGCTACAACCTGAACACCGTGGGCGCCGGCTGTACCATCGATTACCTGGCGCCGGGCCGCGAAGGCGACGTGCTGACAGCGCATGCCGTCGAACAGGCGCTGGCCGGCAAGAGCGGCGTCTACGACGTCAAGGTCAGCAACCAGGAAGGGCGCGCCGTCGCGCTCTTCCGCGGCAAGTCGATCCGCGTGGCCGGTGAAGTTATCAGCAATTGA
- the paaH gene encoding 3-hydroxyacyl-CoA dehydrogenase PaaH: protein MAALDNNSIVAVIGSGAMGAGIAQVAAAAGYRVKLYDTRAEAVSKALADIAKMYSKLAEKGRMTADEATAATARLQAAGSLADVSDCALVVEAIVENLDVKRGLFAELETLVSDDCILATNTSSISVTAIAAKLRRPERLVGMHFFNPVPLMALVEVISGLATSEQVAATVYDTSIAWGKNPVHAKSTPGFIVNRVARPFYAEGWRLLNEQAGDAATIDAVLREAGGFRMGPFELMDLIGHDVNFSVTQSVFGAYFNDPRFTPSVLQQEMVNAGFLGRKSGRGFYRYGEGAVAPVAQAESAQATPEFVALSAAIGGDGRGHSGIIHSLVQRLEQAGITVSRRVTQEGQAHDEAPALHCHGAAIYLTDGRSATQRAHDNQHPDTVLFDLALDYAGAKRIAVARADQCSDAAYAAVVGLFQAAGFIVTRLDDVPGLAVMRTVAMLANEAADAVNQGVCTVAAVDIAMQKGVNYPRGPLAWADAVGVQHIVTVLQHLALGYGEDRYRVSPLLRRKLANGDRFHAE, encoded by the coding sequence ATGGCAGCTCTGGACAACAACAGTATCGTCGCCGTCATCGGCAGTGGCGCCATGGGGGCCGGTATCGCGCAGGTGGCCGCGGCCGCCGGCTACCGGGTCAAACTGTATGACACGCGGGCGGAAGCCGTCAGCAAGGCGCTGGCCGACATCGCGAAAATGTATTCGAAGCTGGCCGAAAAGGGCCGCATGACGGCGGACGAAGCCACGGCCGCCACGGCGCGCCTTCAGGCGGCCGGCAGCCTGGCCGATGTGAGCGATTGCGCCCTGGTGGTGGAAGCCATCGTGGAAAACCTCGACGTCAAGCGCGGCCTGTTCGCCGAACTCGAAACCTTGGTCAGTGACGACTGCATCCTGGCGACGAATACCTCGTCGATTTCCGTCACGGCGATTGCCGCCAAGCTGCGCCGCCCGGAACGCCTGGTCGGCATGCATTTCTTTAACCCCGTGCCGCTGATGGCGCTGGTCGAAGTGATCAGTGGCCTGGCCACCAGCGAGCAGGTGGCCGCCACCGTCTACGATACGTCGATCGCCTGGGGCAAGAACCCCGTGCATGCGAAATCGACGCCGGGCTTCATCGTCAACCGTGTCGCCCGTCCGTTTTACGCGGAAGGCTGGCGCTTGCTGAACGAACAGGCGGGCGATGCCGCCACCATCGATGCCGTGCTGCGCGAAGCGGGCGGTTTCCGCATGGGCCCATTCGAATTGATGGACCTGATCGGCCACGATGTGAATTTCTCCGTCACGCAATCCGTGTTCGGCGCCTATTTCAACGACCCGCGCTTCACGCCGTCCGTGCTGCAGCAGGAAATGGTCAACGCCGGTTTCCTCGGCCGCAAATCGGGCCGCGGCTTTTACCGGTACGGCGAAGGCGCCGTTGCCCCTGTGGCGCAGGCGGAAAGCGCGCAAGCGACCCCGGAATTCGTCGCCCTGTCAGCGGCCATCGGCGGCGATGGCCGTGGCCACAGCGGAATCATCCACAGCCTGGTGCAGCGGCTCGAGCAGGCGGGCATCACCGTCAGCCGCCGCGTGACGCAGGAAGGCCAGGCGCACGACGAGGCGCCAGCCCTGCATTGCCATGGCGCCGCGATTTACCTCACCGATGGGCGCAGCGCCACCCAGCGCGCGCACGACAACCAGCATCCGGATACGGTGCTGTTCGACCTGGCGCTCGATTATGCTGGCGCCAAGCGCATCGCCGTGGCCCGTGCGGACCAGTGCAGCGACGCCGCCTACGCGGCCGTCGTCGGCCTGTTCCAGGCGGCCGGTTTCATCGTCACGCGCCTGGACGACGTGCCTGGCCTGGCCGTCATGCGCACCGTCGCCATGCTGGCCAACGAGGCGGCCGACGCCGTCAACCAGGGCGTGTGCACGGTGGCCGCCGTCGATATCGCCATGCAGAAGGGCGTCAATTATCCGCGCGGGCCGCTGGCCTGGGCCGATGCCGTCGGCGTCCAGCACATCGTCACCGTATTGCAGCACCTGGCGCTGGGCTATGGCGAAGACCGCTACCGGGTCTCGCCGCTGCTGCGCCGTAAACTTGCCAATGGAGATCGCTTTCATGCCGAATGA
- the paaG gene encoding 2-(1,2-epoxy-1,2-dihydrophenyl)acetyl-CoA isomerase PaaG — protein sequence MSYQNILFTIEQGIATLTLNRPDKLNSFTQAMHEEVRDAIAKVNADSSVRVFVLTGAGRGFCAGQDLSDRAVEPGSKGVDLGESVEKNYAPLVLALKALPMPVICAVNGVAAGAGANLALACDIVIAGKSASFVEVFCKLGLIPDTGGTFFLPRLIGSARAMGLAMLGEKLTAEKAEDWGLIWKCVEDAQLVEETRKLAVHFSTAPTKGLAFTKQALAASGANTLPQQLALEARMMSDLGHSDDYREGVAAFMEKRAPQFKGH from the coding sequence ATGAGCTACCAAAACATCCTCTTCACCATCGAACAGGGTATCGCCACCCTGACCCTGAACCGTCCCGACAAGCTCAATAGTTTTACGCAAGCCATGCACGAGGAAGTGCGCGACGCGATTGCGAAAGTCAACGCCGACAGCAGCGTGCGCGTGTTTGTATTGACGGGGGCGGGCCGCGGTTTTTGCGCGGGCCAGGATTTGTCCGACCGCGCCGTGGAACCAGGTTCGAAGGGCGTGGACCTGGGCGAGTCGGTGGAAAAGAATTACGCGCCGCTGGTGCTGGCCTTGAAGGCTTTGCCCATGCCCGTGATTTGCGCCGTCAACGGCGTGGCCGCCGGCGCGGGCGCCAACCTGGCGCTGGCCTGCGACATCGTCATCGCCGGCAAGTCGGCCAGCTTCGTCGAAGTGTTTTGCAAGCTGGGCCTGATCCCGGACACGGGCGGCACCTTCTTCCTGCCACGCCTGATCGGTTCCGCGCGCGCCATGGGCCTGGCCATGCTTGGCGAAAAACTGACGGCGGAAAAAGCGGAAGACTGGGGCCTGATCTGGAAATGCGTCGAGGATGCCCAGCTGGTGGAAGAAACGCGCAAGCTGGCCGTACACTTTTCCACGGCGCCGACCAAGGGTCTGGCGTTCACCAAGCAGGCGCTGGCCGCCAGTGGCGCCAATACCCTGCCGCAGCAGCTGGCGCTGGAAGCGCGCATGATGAGCGATCTCGGACACAGCGACGATTACCGCGAAGGCGTGGCCGCCTTCATGGAAAAGCGCGCACCGCAATTCAAGGGACATTGA
- the paaE gene encoding 1,2-phenylacetyl-CoA epoxidase subunit PaaE, with the protein MSKFYPLCVAKVRNETRDTIAVTFDVPAELQQQFRFQQGQHLTLRANINAEDVRRSYSICSAVQDGTLRVAIKRTPGGAFSTWANDTLKAGATIEVMPPMGHFNVPLDCVNRKHYLAFAAGSGITPILSIIKTTLLTEPLSRFTLFYGNRASSSVIFKEELTDLKDVYLERLNLVYVMSREQQDIELFNGRITQEKCEQFLQHWIKVEDYDNAFICGPEDMMLGVSAALQAAGMPKQNIKIELFAASIPKNAHKPRAQLAADTVQETEVTVIMDGNHTTFTMDKDKESLLDAGLRAGLDMRYSCKGGVCSTCRCKILDGKVEMDVNYALEDYEVARGFVLSCQSFPLTDKVVVDFDQAE; encoded by the coding sequence ATGAGTAAATTTTATCCGCTGTGCGTGGCCAAGGTGCGCAACGAAACGCGCGACACCATCGCCGTCACGTTCGACGTGCCAGCTGAATTGCAGCAGCAGTTCCGCTTCCAGCAGGGCCAGCACCTGACCCTGCGCGCCAATATCAATGCGGAAGACGTGCGCCGCTCGTATTCCATCTGTTCGGCGGTACAGGACGGCACCCTGCGCGTGGCCATCAAGCGCACGCCGGGCGGCGCATTTTCGACCTGGGCGAACGACACCCTGAAAGCCGGCGCCACCATCGAAGTGATGCCGCCCATGGGTCACTTCAACGTGCCGCTCGACTGCGTCAACCGTAAGCATTACCTGGCGTTCGCGGCCGGCAGCGGCATCACTCCCATCCTCTCCATCATCAAGACGACCTTGCTGACGGAACCCCTGAGCCGCTTCACCCTTTTCTACGGTAACCGCGCCTCGTCGTCCGTCATCTTCAAGGAAGAATTGACGGATCTGAAGGATGTGTACCTGGAGCGTTTGAACCTCGTCTACGTGATGAGCCGCGAGCAGCAGGATATCGAATTGTTCAACGGCCGCATCACGCAGGAAAAATGCGAGCAGTTCCTGCAGCACTGGATCAAGGTCGAAGACTACGACAACGCCTTCATCTGCGGCCCGGAAGACATGATGCTGGGCGTCTCCGCCGCCCTGCAGGCAGCCGGCATGCCCAAGCAGAATATCAAGATCGAACTGTTTGCCGCCAGCATCCCGAAAAATGCCCACAAGCCGCGCGCCCAGCTGGCCGCCGATACTGTGCAGGAAACGGAAGTGACCGTCATCATGGACGGCAACCACACCACCTTCACGATGGACAAGGATAAGGAATCCCTCCTCGACGCGGGCCTGCGCGCCGGGCTGGACATGCGCTATTCGTGCAAGGGCGGCGTATGCTCGACTTGCCGCTGCAAGATCCTCGACGGCAAAGTCGAAATGGACGTCAACTACGCGCTGGAAGACTACGAAGTGGCGCGCGGTTTCGTCCTCAGTTGCCAGAGTTTTCCGCTGACCGACAAGGTCGTCGTCGACTTCGACCAGGCTGAATAA
- the paaD gene encoding 1,2-phenylacetyl-CoA epoxidase subunit PaaD, with protein MNTVAGAAALDAAQVWAWLGDVPDPEIPVISVVDLGIVRAVDVVSSEECIVTITPTYSGCPAMQVIADAVTDALRSHGVAKVTLVNQLAPAWTTDWMSEEGKAKLKGYGIAPPQQQVIDISGLGRGAAGGVKRQPMPKLDVICPNCGSTHTQLTSQFGSTPCKALYKCIDCREPFDYFKCH; from the coding sequence ATGAACACGGTCGCTGGCGCCGCAGCGCTGGATGCCGCCCAGGTCTGGGCCTGGCTCGGCGACGTGCCGGACCCGGAAATCCCCGTCATTTCGGTGGTGGACCTGGGCATCGTGCGCGCCGTCGATGTGGTCAGCAGCGAAGAGTGCATCGTGACGATCACGCCCACGTATTCGGGCTGCCCGGCCATGCAGGTGATCGCCGACGCCGTCACGGATGCCTTGCGCAGTCATGGCGTGGCCAAGGTGACCCTGGTGAATCAGCTGGCGCCTGCGTGGACCACGGACTGGATGAGCGAAGAAGGCAAGGCCAAGCTGAAAGGCTATGGCATCGCCCCGCCGCAGCAGCAGGTGATCGACATTAGCGGCCTTGGTAGAGGAGCAGCGGGTGGCGTCAAGCGTCAGCCCATGCCTAAGCTGGACGTGATCTGCCCGAACTGCGGCTCGACGCATACGCAGCTGACCAGCCAGTTCGGCTCCACACCGTGCAAGGCCCTGTACAAATGCATCGATTGCCGCGAACCGTTTGACTACTTCAAGTGCCACTAA